The following is a genomic window from Leptidea sinapis chromosome 1, ilLepSina1.1, whole genome shotgun sequence.
GGGTATTGCAGTATGCCGGACAAACCAGTAgaattagtattaaatatatctgtaACCCCATTCTGTAAAAATACGATCATTTCGATAAGATGAAGCTTTAAGGAATACTTTAAGGAACTGGAACTGggctatattttgtaataaaataaatggaagACCATTAACGAAATTTGCAAAATGGAGCACTCTAGATTCTCTCATTATTAAtccttaaattgttttatattcatttgcttttcattttttaaaatgaaatgtttaattttgaatgtaatataataaaaataaaataattgatgtaTCAGAAATACAACTATTGCCGTGGAACTCTGTTAGAAGGTTGCCGATGGCATTTGGTGATGAATCCCGTAATTCCGTCGTAGTGTGTGGGCATGGTTGAAATACATCGCTTTGACATAATCATATCTATTTCGATTCAGGTATAGATAGagaaatcattttttaatcagcAAATTAGTATTGTTAAGGCTTTCAAAGGTATTGAAAATCGAATAGACTCACGGTAGGCCTTTAAACGACAAGAGACATATGAGTACAAATCTGTGCCTAATTATGTGTTACTTATAGTTGAACCTCAACCAACGTGCGAATGCTCTAgagctctttttaatattaaatcacacTTCTAGAACACAAAAACTATTACTCTTGTACTTTCTTATCTTCGGCAAATAATAGTtgtttttaaccattataataatgtaattgtgGATTCTTAATAGAAAATTATATCTTACCTTtcttaaaatttcttttaaatctgTTGTAGTAGTCGTATCAATTTTCGGTATCGAAACATTCACGTGCTGTTGGTGTAAGTTGTCAATGATATCCGATTTCAAATTTAGCATTTCTATACTTTGAGCGAGCTCTACTACATCTTGTTCAATATCTGGCAAAATTGCAACGAAggaaaagttttcacttctgtacGGAAGCTTTATAACCTTAAATTACAGAATATTTTTAGGTGgtaaattttttatgagaataagtgaCGAGACTTAATGGTTAGCTCTACCaaatacaatgcagtaccgctcaggattctagaagaACCAAGATTGTAATATAATCGGTATTGCTCCAACTTAACACCTCATGCATTGTTGTGTATTACAACTAGCACTGGTAattcgataaaaatatttatttaaatggactgtatttgataattttatacttaaggAATTAATTAATTCTCTAAGATCCGTGCCAAATCGGGCCAAAGATAAAATAGTGACCACTAATCTTAAATTTCCTCGCCTATTCCGGCCTCGGATCCAACACCTTAACTTCCAGCTCATGTATGTATCAAAGTGACCACACTTgtagacataagatattaagtctcattaacacactaatatcactagctacggcgtgtCTCAAACCGAAACAAACTAGCGAGTTTAAACTACTATTTGGAGCCGCTGTGTTAACCAGCTGGAAAGAAATCACACTGTTTGAAAAAcatcgaattttttttattgtgaagaTCATATCGATGTAAGTATTTCTTAACAccattgttataaattattatttatctaagtatacaaataattattatatacttaagcagacttcagtaacaaaaatattatatataatattattcttttagtCCATATCCTGCTTTTGGCATCTCTGTAGCTGATTAATTTTACGTCTTGGTAATCTCtgttttatctatttattgGATGACATATTGGCATATTAAGATTGTTATTTGTGTTATGAATTTAATGGGATTCTTAGAgcactttcgcactacgtccgatccgaattcgatccgtatccgtgaaaacacgatCCGAaatagtcgtagaactatttctatgaaagtttacgcactagatccggcttccgtcatccgatttctttctgtcaaccgttagaaatagttttACGACTATTTCCGactgtattttcacgggtacggatcggattcggatcggacgtagtgtgaAAGCGCTTTAAATGTTCGATAAGATATATTGAAGGCGGCTTTAAATCAAAGTCAATTACGTAAACTagaatataacttcaaaaaagacattttgataaataaattaattggtcaaaaaattaataataattatattttaaactatttttcctaattttttacTTACCTTAGAGTTAATACGGTCTATATAGGCATACTGGAAATAGCTAACGTGGTTCATCATTTTAACATGGGTATGCTGATGTTCTGAgacataaaatctttttttggtGGTTCTTTTGGGATCAAATGGTGTCAGCCAGTTTCCctgagtaaaaaaaaataattatagccTTTTATAGTATCAGTACtcttaactctaaaaatataatGAGCTCTTATATCCGATATCaacaaatttagttatttttaaagtgacttCATCAtttttgggattaattaaacaaatttaattggtATCAAAGTTTATGGACAgtgtgggattcgaacccgagctCTTACCAATTAAGCCGTACAAATGACGCACTAAATGGTATTGGTAAAAATAATCTTGGTATGGTTGGATCTAAAgtacctgctcaatcccaataataAGAATagttgtttttgtaaataagaaTTCTATGTTTACTTAATATTTGTATACAAGAACTTACAAATGcacatgaatataatattaaaatattatttaagtataaatcaTTGGGGacctatttaaatttgaaaaatttgaccaaaatacaataaaaacttatGTATATCTgggtaaataaacataaaatttacaCTCTCCATTTAGTACCTTTTCTAGTGTTGGAATAGTAGGTCAAAACATTTCCAACTACACAGTCATCTGGAAGGAGAAGCCAAATTGAACTTAAACAAGCGATCTGTCTGTGtgtttatatctatattttttaaatgttatatctatatgttttataatttaatattttaaatagtctCTTGTCTGTTTGTTTACTCTAATACAAACCAGTATTAGCTTGGACTATTTGACCGCATGTAACACATAGCTGCTCAATCTATGAAGAATGCAGTAAGAATCAACGGCTCGATCCCTTGGTTTTGTGTATTCACATCGATTTTATCGTTTGATCACAGAATACAAACTGAAATACCAGTGTATAGTTCCTCCAGAGTGGGGTTTCCAGAGAATTTTCTTCCACTgacaaccaaactgtggaattaatttctttttgcGACTTTTCTATATCGATAGTGACATTTCTGATATTTCTGGTGTTGCTACAAAGCATAGACGACGGGAAATACATAAGTGCGTTTATGCTATTTACCGCTACTATTGACCACTGGACTAGCGGCTATCAAAGTgctttgtgcctgtttgatattcccCATTTTGGCGCTATTGGCCATGTTGCGAGAGTCTGCAACGTGCAAAAGTGACGACACTCATAGCGAAACAAATATATAGAGgaacacaatttaaataaaatgtgtagtttattacgttgattcctgaagtataaatgaaacggaaaacgaccgaaatttattcaacatacaaaaatatttcagtgtattgtacgtttctctcgcagccatttgtattatacgtcaaaattagttctctggacgctcgagaatggcgcttcaaatagacacaaaaaatttgctgtcgaacatatggaacagcatGTCCAGTGGTACAGGTCAGTGGTTTAttgcaatgtaaaatttgtatgTGAATACATATTATGTCAATGATAAAAGTCTACCTTGAAGTATATAGCATTAGTCAACACAAGTCTTGTATCTTCATCCAAACTGTTAGGAGATATTAAGTCATTGATGAGgttatttgtttttgaagcAACCTGTAATAGAACGCGCGATTAGCTTACtaaaatatcattataaaattcaataatattgtttCCTTTTTTAATTGACATGATCagattaatttgttaataactAATAAAGCATCTTTtgaaagttaatattttaaataataattatataaattttggtaaGTAGAGCAGATCCAGTTGACCAAATATGACCATAGAAATCTTCAAGCCATTTCACATAGCGCAAGGAATATGCCGGAAGCTCGTAATCTCGGACCTAAACTTTGAGAGTCATGTTATCGAACTGAGTTATAGAGCTTTAGactcaaaatataatatggtaCATTTCAGACTACTTAAGTAAAGACAGCATTAAACTGTGCGACTCTTTTGGCTCGTCTGAATTCAATTAAGGCGATACAGGTTATGGGTCGTGAAGTGGTAAAAGTGCCTGTGCATATTTATACACACCACTGCACACAGAAGAAGATTCATCTTCAACTTTCCAACTCGAAATCACTATATCACTCCGCACCTGAACATCGCCGGCAAACTCAATATGACGATGCGTAGGGAGATTGACTTGGCCAATTTTTTATTCGACATATATAAAAAGCAAGGGCCGCTTGGAATATCTCTTAAAAAAACCGAGTTGTCGCCATGTCTCAGGAACTATTTGTCATAAAGGACttcctttatataatataataataatacttattccCATGAGTATTCCTCTCCACACCATTTCCACTTTTCGTGAAAGCTTCCGATATGCTGTCACCATGTGTTGGAATAATATGCCACTCCCAGTTAGGAGTTGTACTTGGatgcatattttttaaattaaaataaaagaaattattaacactatGCAAAAAGAATCCACAAATAGTAGGCAAAATTGTTCCCAGTACCTTAGATAACTAAACTGTATAATTCTCTCTTATGCTGGCTAGTGGCTAGTTTTACATTTGAAGCGCAACTATTATGCAATTATTGCATTTATTGTTTGTACCtatcatattttgtttaaatttatatttttttccttataaatttgtatgtatttgctATGTCTACGTGAttgtgtttgttttgttttcccGTATTTATTTGTTGTTCAAACGTTGTAACATATGCTGAGCGGTAACAATTTTCACAGCAATCTCGTAATTCTATTTAGTTTAAGTGATTTCGCTGTGTATGATTGTATTTGTTTtcctttatatttataaatgtttatgctTCTCTATTAAAGTATATTTGTCTAAAATCGTAGAatgtattcaataataataaggttttataataaatttctaGTTAcctttagttaaaattaaaatattaatatgtagatatatatGTTGTTCTTTTTATAAAGGCATACGATTTTAAAGAATCCATCCACAAGATACACATACTgattttgacgacctgtatagccgagcggttagcgatcctacctatcaagctagaggtcccgggttcgaatgccggtagatgcaagcatttatatgatgaatatgtttgtttccgagtcatggatgtttaaatgtatttatgtatatttaagtaagtatattgttttaaatacaatcgttgtcttgcaacccataacacaggctatatatgcttaatttgtggcaagataatttgtgtaaaaagtgtgtcaatattattattattttaacatccaTTAAGTAACTAGGTACGGAAATTCATTTAGTGATTAAGGATAAGAAATTCGAAGGGAGAAAACAAAAAGCAGTTTTTGAGAAACACAATGAATAACTTACCCAAGTATTAATTGTTTCCGCAGCCACATCAGGTTCAGAAAAGTCCAAATTTTGAGCCTTTGACTTAAAAATATGTTTGGTGTCCCGTTTGAAGCTTTTACTTAAGGGGTAGTTAATGCTTCCGTACACTTTTTCAGCTAaattaaatgttacattttgtTGTTGCGTAATATCGTCCAAATAATTTGGTATTGCTACTGCAATCTGGTATATTAAAAAAGActgattaataattaaaattacattttattttataaatcaatcAGTGATTATATAAAATCTTGGACTtaaacgaaaatttattaatttctctattaaattaaaattgtggtATGCAAATGTATTCTAATTATCGTTGTACAAACCACGttaagaattatattatgttcaatattaaaatattatgagaaaATCCCAATGATTTCTTTACTGTTTATAGATTAGATTGCATATGTAcattaatagatatttttttatgacaataagggacgagacgggcaggacgttcagctgatggtaattgattcgccctgtccatcacaatacagtgccgctcaggattcttgaaaaacccaaaaaatctgattgacactacaactgcgctcgtcaccttgagacataaataggtctcatttgcctagtaatttcactagctacggcacccatcggaccgaaacacattactgcttcacggcagaaataggtgccgttgtagtctagccggtatcctgtgcaaaggagcctcccactggtaaataattaTGAACTTATTGGCTAAAACTATCTTGCATTGTAtcgtttgtattttataatatttgtttattaaccTACCTCTTTGCGGTCTTTGATGTTCAAAAATTTTGCCAGTTGGTGATAAGCCTTTCCAGTTGCATACAGGGCTAGTTGTGATAAAAGGAACATCACACTAAATGGTGATCCTATAACACTGCTATCAGGATTCTCTTCGACAACatcctataaaaaaatatctgttttaattccaccttcgcacgacacgccacaacttaggatatcatccccaccatctggatgtgtggcggtcctccacagtgcggttttcaaggagctttcttccacgatacgacatgggtaccttaaaaaaaagcgcgtacaccttccttaaaggccggcaacgctcttgtgattcctctggtgttgcaagagaatgtgggcggcggtgatcacttaacaccaggtgacccgtacgatcgtttgtcctcctattccataaaaaaaattaattactcGATTAAGGCGAAACAATCATCTAGTACTCATGTCTGAATAGATGCGTTTTTCATAGTTTTTACACCGACTAGATCCCTGTTACTCATGTCCAATAACTCTTTATTCAAAGTTTAAAACTTTACAAAACCTCCACTTACCGGAGGGCTTATGGATGAGTCAGTTCAGATAAAACATAAGCATGTAATTACCAAATAAATCGtgtgtatttataagtattcataTAATGTACCATGAACAACAACcaaatttaacaacaaaacatacatataaatgattttagCAACTTTTGCATtgaaatgtacaaaatacataAGCATTATCGTGGTGGCTCATTGAGCGCTCGTTCTACtcatataataaatttacgaaataattaagtattgttATTTTGAGTAATagtaattaagaataaaaacttgaacttttttaacagttattaaagtaattttactaatttaGTAACATACTTTAGAtttcagataaaaaaaaatttgatatctgtaataattACGGTATAATTGCTTGTTTtcacttaacgattacatcctgtatattaatattaattagacTAGAATTAAGTATTAACTTACGGAAATAAATTTCCCAGTGAATACGTTATTTCCCTGATCAAAGTCCTCTTTCCAATTATATTCCTTTGGTGCCTTTTCTGCAGTAGGCAATAACAGTCAATATAAATACCGTTCTATGATATTAAGCATATGATAATGATTACATGACATCAGaacagaaaattttaaatatcgaagtgaaaaaaagtgcttgcaaatattaaacaaagagaaagctgcaaacctcattttcaaaaactaaatattctaACATTACCGTACACATATATAATCgaaatatgtaagtttgtaagaaaacacccaaatctatacactaaaatcatagacgtgccccggcacaacacacctcgctacaaaaataatcttaagcaaactaaatctaaattaacattacacagttccggtcccttcccaatgtcagttaaaatttataataagttaatagaacacttaaaagccgaaaccaatattaaaaaattaataagctctttgaaaaagttacttttggaaaaatgttactattccattaatgaatacctagaggaaaaatatatttgagatGTCTGTccctctgtcgttcattgctatgccttattacgaggtgtatgtaataattatttagtactacaattttgtttaagtcgcatgtaacgaataaataataattgtaattcttACTTGTTCTTTTTGAATGAGATACATTGCTCGCGGAAAAATTTGTatctaaaacaataaaaagtaattaaagattatattagaCCAATTTTACTGTTCGAATTTTTAAAgaaagttaataatattatatatcaattcTAATTACGCAGTAAAATtagaagatataaaaattcttttcTATTCATAATCGTTTCCAACGCAATCTATTGTACTGTGATCAAAGGTATACAAAACATAGCtcagtttatattttaattattatatcgtGTCCATTAATTGAACATGTAATGCTTTATTTGTTGTATCGTGAATTAAAGTCGTGACACTGCATAAAACTAGTAGTTTAAtgaaactaaattattttttcagtttataaGCAGTTATCCAGAAAGAGCCCACATTGGCGGCGGCGCCCAcattggcggcggtgatcacttaacatcagatgacccgtgtGCTTGATTATTCttctcttccattaaaaaaagagatCAGAAGGTCAACAGTAACCTTTTTTCTGCAAAAGttatcaggggcgtgcatatcatataggcattaaggcagtgcctacctcgttaagaaCCTAAACAAATATAGCACTTGTGTTAAAGtgaatttagtttaattttgatCCGTTATTTTAtcaccaaacttctattgaacacccaatCATAAATTTTTTCCTTTCACTAGATA
Proteins encoded in this region:
- the LOC126964978 gene encoding serine protease inhibitor 3/4-like codes for the protein MFLLSQLALYATGKAYHQLAKFLNIKDRKEIAVAIPNYLDDITQQQNVTFNLAEKVYGSINYPLSKSFKRDTKHIFKSKAQNLDFSEPDVAAETINTWVASKTNNLINDLISPNSLDEDTRLVLTNAIYFKGNWLTPFDPKRTTKKRFYVSEHQHTHVKMMNHVSYFQYAYIDRINSKFT